The following coding sequences lie in one Glycine max cultivar Williams 82 chromosome 19, Glycine_max_v4.0, whole genome shotgun sequence genomic window:
- the LOC102665367 gene encoding uncharacterized protein: protein MDIPLRSTRKYLFKKTDLLRLRELASLVSDPVDFQAHHGKLLRILRVDVEEGCLETLVQFYDPLYHCFTFPDYQLVPTLEEYSYLVGLPVPDKIPFHGFEPTPKPSDIAAALHLKTSIIQANLTSKGGLQGFPTHFLYQQASIFAEAASTLAFHSILALLIYGLLLFPNIDNFIDINAIKIFLTKNPVPTLLANTYHSIHDRTQAGRGTISCCAPLLYQWFTFHLPQSRAFKTNDDKLSWPHRIMTLDPSDIVWYQAASDVGEIIVSCGEYPNVPLLGMHGGISYNPLLARRQFGYPIKTKPNNLALTNEFYLKHGDHSNKRERFAQAWSAIRRLSRSQLGKKSDYVHESYTQWVIDRTKSFGLPYRLPRYLSSTIPPSSLPIPFDTKEEFHEQLTKERQEKETWKRRCQELERENETLKGKIAQQSRELFI, encoded by the coding sequence ATGGACATCCCACTGAGAAGCACTAGGAAGTACCTTTTCAAAAAAACAGACTTGTTAAGATTAAGGGAGCTAGCATCTTTAGTAAGTGATCCAGTTGATTTTCAAGCTCACCATGGGAAGTTGCTCAGAATTCTTAGAGTAGATGTTGAGGAAGGATGCCTAGAGACCCTGGTTCAGTTCTATGACCCGCTCTACCATTGCTTCACATTTCCCGATTACCAGCTTGTCCCCACACTTGAAGAGTACTCCTACCTAGTTGGCTTACCTGTGCCAGACAAGATACCTTTCCATGGTTTTGAGCCTACCCCTAAACCCTCCGACATCGCAGCCGCTCTCCATCTTAAAACCTCCATCATCCAAGCAAACCTTACCTCTAAAGGAGGCCTCCAAGGTTTTCCCACCCACTTCCTCTACCAACAAGCCTCCATATTTGCTGAAGCAGCTAGTACACTTGCCTTCCATTCTATCCTAGCCCTCCTTATATATGGCCTTTTACTCTTCCCAAATATTGACAACTTCATCGATATCAATGCCATTAAAATCTTTCTTACAAAGAACCCCGTACCCACTCTACTCGCCAATACCTACCATTCTATCCATGACCGTACCCAGGCTGGCCGTGGAACCATTTCTTGTTGTGCACCTTTACTCTATCAATGGTTTACCTTCCACTTACCTCAATCCCGTGCCTTCAAGACCAATGATGACAAGCTTTCTTGGCCTCACCGAATCATGACTCTTGACCCATCTGACATTGTTTGGTACCAAGCAGCTAGTGACGTTGGAGAGATTATTGTGAGTTGTGGTGAATATCCCAACGTACCTCTTTTGGGTATGCATGGCGGAATTAGCTACAACCCACTTCTCGCTCGACGACAATTTGGGTACCCGATAAAGACAAAGCCAAACAACCTTGCCTTGACTAATGAATTCTATCTTAAACATGGAGATCACTCGAACAAAAGGGAAAGATTCGCACAAGCTTGGAGCGCTATCCGCAGACTCAGCAGAAGTCAGTTGGGAAAGAAATCAGATTATGTGCATGAATCTTACACCCAGTGGGTTATTGATAGGACCAAGAGCTTTGGCCTACCCTACCGCTTACCTAGATACCTATCGTCCACCATCCCACCATCATCCTTGCCTATCCCTTTTGACACTAAGGAAGAGTTTCATGAACAATTAACCAAAGAAAggcaagaaaaagaaacttgGAAGAGGAGATGCCAGGAGCTCGAGCGAGAGAATGAGACTTTGAAGGGGAAGATAGCCCAACAGAGCCGTGAGCTTTTTATCTAG